One stretch of Tepidibacter hydrothermalis DNA includes these proteins:
- a CDS encoding ABC transporter ATP-binding protein gives MNKNEILVDIQNLKKYFPIKKGFINRETQYVKAVDDISFHIRKGETLGLVGESGCGKSTTGRTIIRLYDPTAGKIMFGGKDIANLSQKELKPYRKKIQMIFQDPYASLNTRMTVGDIIGEPFDIHNMCSGKEKLERVHHLLQKVGLNPDHAARYPHEFSGGQRQRIGIARALAVEPEFIIADEPISALDVSIQAQVVNMLEDLQNELGLTYLFIAHDLSMVKYISNRIGVMYLGKLVEIAESDELYNNPAHPYTKALLSAIPHPDPNAAKESKRIVLEGDVPSPLNPPSGCRFRTRCKYAMPKCAEVEPILKEVSSGHSSACHLHE, from the coding sequence ATGAACAAGAACGAAATATTAGTAGATATACAAAACTTAAAAAAGTATTTCCCTATAAAAAAGGGGTTTATAAACAGAGAAACTCAATATGTAAAAGCTGTTGATGATATAAGTTTTCATATAAGAAAAGGAGAAACTCTAGGTCTTGTTGGAGAATCAGGTTGCGGTAAGTCTACAACAGGAAGAACTATAATAAGGTTATATGATCCAACAGCTGGAAAAATAATGTTTGGAGGAAAGGATATAGCAAACCTTTCTCAAAAAGAATTAAAACCATATAGAAAAAAGATACAGATGATATTCCAAGATCCATATGCTTCTCTTAATACACGTATGACTGTTGGAGATATTATAGGAGAACCTTTTGATATACACAATATGTGTAGTGGAAAAGAGAAGCTTGAAAGAGTTCATCATTTATTACAAAAGGTTGGGCTTAATCCAGATCATGCAGCGAGATATCCTCATGAATTCTCAGGTGGACAAAGACAACGTATAGGAATAGCTAGAGCTTTAGCTGTAGAACCAGAATTTATAATAGCTGATGAACCTATATCTGCACTGGATGTGTCTATACAGGCACAGGTTGTGAATATGCTAGAAGATTTGCAAAATGAACTTGGACTTACATATCTTTTTATAGCACATGATTTATCTATGGTTAAATATATATCTAATAGAATAGGAGTTATGTATTTGGGGAAATTAGTTGAGATAGCAGAAAGTGATGAGTTATATAATAATCCAGCTCATCCTTATACTAAAGCATTACTTTCAGCAATACCTCATCCAGATCCAAATGCTGCAAAAGAAAGCAAGAGAATAGTTCTTGAAGGGGATGTTCCAAGTCCGCTTAATCCTCCATCAGGATGTAGATTTAGAACTAGATGTAAGTACGCTATGCCAAAGTGTGCAGAGGTTGAACCTATACTTAAAGAAGTATCTAGTGGACATAGTTCAGCATGTCATTTACATGAATAA
- a CDS encoding peptide ABC transporter substrate-binding protein: MKKVLAFMMILVLALGTLAGCGTETSQSGETKKIVKYNIGADPKTLDPALNAGVQSSGVLANCYEGLMRLDENDKAIPGMAEKVEISDDQLTYTFHLRDANWSDGQKVTAQDFEYAWKRALDPKTAAEYAYQLYYIKNGNEFNANKAKIDDVAVKAVDEKTLEVTLIAPTPYFLELTAFPTYFPVRKDIVEKNPEAWPITPENVPFNGPFKMTKWQRGDVIEIVKNDTYYDKDRVKLDGVEYTMITEDTTAFQAFQSGEIDGSDGVSEAQIPQLREKNDPTFTIHPNIAVYYYSLNVTKEPTNDPKVRKALSLAIDRNLITTVVVKAGQKPAKTYVPEGITGPDGKDFTQNAKDYGIKEKANVEEAKKLLAEAGYPNGEGFPETTVYYNTNENHKAIAEAVQEMWKKNLNINVKLQNQEWKVFQETRTQGNFQIARDGWTGDYLDAMTFLDMFISTSGNNHSQWKNPEFDKLITDIKKTEDLEKRDKMLHQAEDMLMDESIVIPIYYYTNPELLKENIKGVKVSPLGQVFFDNAYIEE, encoded by the coding sequence TTGAAAAAAGTTTTAGCATTTATGATGATACTTGTACTAGCATTAGGAACTTTAGCTGGATGTGGTACAGAAACATCACAATCTGGCGAGACAAAAAAAATAGTAAAATATAACATAGGGGCAGATCCTAAGACTCTAGATCCTGCTTTAAACGCAGGTGTTCAGTCATCAGGTGTTTTAGCAAACTGTTATGAAGGACTTATGAGACTTGATGAAAATGATAAGGCAATACCAGGTATGGCAGAGAAAGTTGAGATATCTGATGATCAGTTAACTTATACATTCCATTTAAGAGATGCTAATTGGTCTGATGGACAAAAAGTAACAGCTCAAGATTTCGAATATGCTTGGAAGAGAGCTTTAGATCCAAAGACTGCTGCTGAATATGCATACCAGTTATACTATATAAAAAATGGTAATGAATTTAATGCAAACAAAGCTAAAATAGATGATGTGGCTGTTAAAGCTGTAGATGAAAAGACTTTAGAAGTTACACTTATAGCTCCAACTCCATATTTCTTAGAATTAACAGCTTTCCCAACTTACTTCCCTGTTAGAAAAGATATAGTTGAGAAAAATCCAGAAGCATGGCCTATAACTCCAGAAAACGTACCTTTTAACGGACCATTTAAGATGACTAAATGGCAAAGAGGAGACGTAATAGAAATAGTTAAAAATGACACTTACTATGATAAAGATAGAGTAAAGCTTGATGGTGTTGAATACACTATGATAACTGAAGATACAACAGCTTTTCAGGCATTCCAATCAGGAGAAATAGATGGCTCTGATGGAGTATCAGAAGCTCAAATACCTCAGCTTAGAGAAAAGAATGATCCAACATTTACGATACATCCAAATATCGCGGTATATTATTATTCACTTAATGTAACTAAAGAGCCTACTAATGATCCTAAGGTTAGAAAGGCATTATCATTAGCTATAGATAGAAATCTTATAACTACAGTTGTTGTTAAGGCTGGACAAAAACCTGCTAAGACATATGTACCAGAAGGAATAACAGGACCTGATGGAAAAGATTTCACACAAAATGCTAAAGATTATGGTATAAAAGAAAAAGCTAATGTTGAAGAAGCTAAAAAATTATTAGCTGAAGCTGGATATCCAAATGGTGAAGGTTTCCCAGAGACTACAGTATACTATAATACTAATGAAAATCATAAGGCTATAGCTGAAGCTGTTCAAGAAATGTGGAAAAAGAACTTAAATATAAATGTTAAACTTCAAAATCAAGAGTGGAAAGTATTCCAAGAAACTAGAACACAAGGAAACTTCCAAATAGCTAGAGATGGATGGACAGGAGACTACCTAGATGCTATGACATTCTTAGATATGTTTATATCTACAAGTGGAAACAACCATTCACAATGGAAAAATCCTGAGTTTGATAAGCTTATAACTGATATTAAGAAAACTGAAGATCTAGAAAAAAGAGATAAAATGCTACATCAAGCAGAAGATATGCTTATGGATGAAAGTATAGTAATTCCAATTTATTACTACACAAATCCAGAATTATTAAAAGAAAACATCAAAGGTGTTAAAGTATCTCCACTAGGTCAAGTATTTTTCGATAATGCGTATATAGAAGAATAG
- a CDS encoding peptide ABC transporter substrate-binding protein produces the protein MKKVLSFMMILVLALGVLSGCGGGTDQVDQGTETNKIVRYNIGADPKTLDPALNSGVQSSGILANCYEGLMRLDENNKAIPGMAESYEVSDNNTTYTFKLRDAQWSDGQKVTAQDFEYAWKRALDPKTAAEYAYQLYYIKNGNEFNANKAKMDDVGVKALDEKTLEVTLIAPTPYFLELTAFPTYFPVRKDIVEKNPEAWPITPENVPFNGPFKMTKWQRGDSIQVVKNDTYYDAGRVKLDGIEYTMITEDTTAFQAFQSGEIDGSDGVSEAQIPQLRENNDPNFKIHPYIGTYYYSLNVTKEPTDNPKVRKALSLAIDRNLITTVVVKAGQKPAKTFVPEGMTGPDGKDFVESSKDYGITPEANVKEAQKLLAEAGYPNGEGFPDTTVYYNTNESHKAIAEAVQEMWKKNLNINVKLQNQEWKVFQETRTQGNFQIARNGWIGDYSDPMTFLDMFISTSGNNNSHWKNPEFDKLITDIKKTEDAEKRYQMLHQAQDMIMEDNILIPIYYYTNAELLRENIKGVKVSPLGQVFFDNAYIDQ, from the coding sequence TTGAAAAAAGTTTTATCATTTATGATGATACTTGTATTAGCACTTGGAGTTTTATCTGGATGTGGAGGAGGAACTGATCAGGTTGATCAAGGAACCGAAACAAATAAAATAGTAAGATACAATATAGGCGCAGATCCTAAGACTTTAGATCCTGCTTTAAATTCAGGAGTTCAATCATCGGGAATTTTAGCAAACTGTTATGAAGGACTTATGAGACTTGATGAGAATAACAAGGCAATACCTGGTATGGCAGAATCATATGAAGTATCAGATAATAATACAACTTATACATTTAAATTAAGAGATGCACAGTGGTCAGATGGACAAAAGGTAACAGCTCAAGATTTCGAGTATGCTTGGAAAAGAGCTTTAGATCCTAAGACTGCTGCTGAATATGCATACCAATTATACTACATTAAAAATGGTAATGAGTTTAATGCAAATAAAGCAAAAATGGATGATGTAGGTGTTAAAGCTTTAGATGAAAAGACTTTAGAGGTTACACTTATAGCTCCAACTCCATACTTCTTAGAGTTAACTGCTTTTCCAACTTACTTCCCAGTTAGAAAAGATATAGTTGAAAAAAATCCAGAAGCATGGCCTATAACTCCAGAAAACGTACCTTTTAACGGACCATTTAAGATGACTAAATGGCAAAGGGGAGATTCTATACAAGTAGTTAAAAATGATACGTACTATGATGCAGGTAGAGTTAAGCTTGATGGTATTGAATATACTATGATAACTGAAGATACAACAGCTTTTCAGGCTTTCCAATCAGGAGAAATAGATGGTTCTGATGGAGTATCTGAAGCTCAAATACCACAGCTTAGAGAAAATAATGATCCAAACTTTAAGATACATCCATACATTGGAACTTACTATTATTCACTTAATGTAACTAAAGAGCCTACTGATAACCCTAAGGTTAGAAAAGCGTTATCATTAGCAATAGATAGAAATCTTATAACTACAGTTGTTGTTAAAGCTGGACAAAAGCCTGCTAAGACATTTGTACCAGAGGGTATGACAGGACCAGATGGGAAAGACTTTGTGGAAAGTTCTAAAGATTATGGTATAACTCCTGAAGCTAATGTTAAAGAAGCACAAAAACTATTAGCTGAAGCTGGATATCCAAATGGAGAAGGATTCCCAGACACTACTGTATACTATAATACTAATGAATCTCATAAGGCTATAGCTGAAGCTGTTCAAGAAATGTGGAAGAAGAATTTAAATATAAATGTTAAGCTTCAAAACCAAGAGTGGAAAGTATTCCAAGAGACTAGAACTCAAGGAAACTTCCAAATAGCTAGAAATGGATGGATAGGAGATTATTCAGATCCTATGACATTCTTAGATATGTTCATATCTACAAGTGGAAATAATAATTCTCACTGGAAGAATCCAGAGTTTGACAAGCTTATAACTGATATTAAGAAGACTGAGGATGCAGAAAAAAGATATCAAATGCTTCATCAAGCACAAGATATGATTATGGAGGATAATATATTAATTCCAATCTACTACTATACTAATGCAGAATTATTAAGAGAAAATATCAAAGGAGTTAAAGTATCTCCACTAGGTCAAGTATTTTTTGACAATGCGTATATAGATCAATAA
- a CDS encoding AIR synthase family protein, translating into MKIGKLSTDQLKELIFSTLNKKREEILVTPNIGEDCAYVDFGDYVCVMSTDPITGTSEEIGKLAVHITCNDIASSGVSPLGIMLTIMAPSGTTEKEIRNIMLDASSEADKLNIDIIGGHTEITDAVNRIVISATGVGKQLKSKLINKDKPKVGDLIVLTKGAGIEGTGIICFEKEDELKNLFGDSIVQEGKSLLDNISVVKEGIIAGKVGVSCMHDVTEGGVLGAVWEMCDLYDLGCSVYNDKIHINESTKVICDYYNINPLRLISSGSMIIGIDKDKINLLKDRFDKEDIEFSVIGEFTEQGNILVGNGNENIDPPESDELYKIV; encoded by the coding sequence ATGAAAATTGGTAAGTTGAGTACGGATCAGCTAAAAGAGTTGATTTTTTCTACTTTAAATAAAAAACGAGAAGAAATACTTGTAACTCCAAATATTGGAGAGGATTGTGCTTATGTGGATTTTGGGGATTATGTTTGCGTTATGAGCACGGATCCTATAACGGGAACTAGTGAGGAAATAGGAAAATTAGCTGTTCATATAACGTGTAATGATATAGCATCTAGTGGGGTTAGTCCTTTGGGTATAATGCTTACTATTATGGCGCCTTCTGGAACTACAGAGAAAGAGATAAGAAATATAATGCTTGATGCATCTAGTGAAGCTGATAAGTTAAATATAGATATAATAGGTGGACATACTGAAATAACCGATGCTGTAAATAGAATTGTTATATCAGCTACTGGAGTTGGAAAGCAACTGAAAAGTAAACTTATAAACAAGGATAAGCCTAAGGTTGGAGATTTAATAGTTTTAACAAAGGGAGCTGGAATTGAAGGCACTGGAATAATTTGTTTTGAAAAAGAGGATGAATTAAAGAATTTATTTGGAGATAGTATTGTACAAGAAGGAAAGTCTTTACTTGATAATATAAGTGTTGTTAAAGAAGGGATTATAGCAGGTAAAGTAGGTGTTAGTTGTATGCATGATGTAACAGAAGGAGGTGTTTTAGGGGCTGTTTGGGAGATGTGTGACTTATATGATTTAGGATGTAGTGTATACAATGATAAAATACATATTAATGAAAGTACTAAGGTTATATGTGATTATTACAATATAAATCCGCTTAGACTCATATCTAGTGGATCTATGATAATAGGAATAGATAAAGATAAGATTAATTTATTAAAAGATAGATTTGATAAAGAAGATATAGAATTTAGTGTGATAGGAGAATTTACAGAACAAGGTAATATTTTAGTGGGTAATGGTAATGAAAATATAGACCCTCCTGAAAGTGATGAACTGTATAAAATTGTTTAA
- a CDS encoding N-acetylmuramoyl-L-alanine amidase family protein, whose protein sequence is MRRLGSVFSLFLIVFCLLANLSYANEDVLEGSFVLDGKNVKLPITKVKLDGKYLKGDVPPVILNDRTLVPVRLVSENLGAKVIWDGKKYEVHIQKDDKEIVLKIDSYKAYVNGKEYTLPDKVPAKLISDRTMVPVRFVSEQLGVNVDWDASNRVVLLESQDDFTKVENIEYSLDEVKIKLSDKSTYKDMILVNPDRLIIDIQDSKMATPKDKYLVNGQIIKNIRVSQFSEEPMESRVVIDLNYMDEYDITQDDNIITIKFKIKDNYAKFEFEKDDKEEFKVSRDVKSRYKSFYLDGPNRFVIDLYYTKIYDDEQSVEKEINEEYVKSYRAYYYEDEHRTRLVLTLKEGIDRRNIKLTEDESDINILFDFLEVDIDNESLEYDFNSNNSLFKVTKKILDDESSEDVEEDIIEYDEWENKIKVNIDNKYIDLKDEEIEVNDYFVKSIEVDKKSDYTRINIYLKDDVIYKVLDEDDNSVKIKLYTEEETQRNGKYLVVIDAGHGGKDPGAVSPIDKTKEKDLTLQISKMLNEKLVQNGYDTIMTRTDDTYPELKARTEIANNKDADLFISIHINAVDKTDIHGIQTLYYPNNGEYANGRDNEALAKIIHKELINQTGAADRKMVKRPNLIVIKYTEMPAVLIECGFLTNSNELNLMKSQEYQDKLVDGIYKGVQKYFEGQQ, encoded by the coding sequence GTGAGAAGACTTGGTAGTGTATTTTCTTTATTTTTAATTGTATTTTGTTTGTTAGCTAATCTAAGTTATGCAAATGAAGATGTATTGGAAGGAAGCTTTGTTTTAGATGGGAAGAATGTGAAACTACCTATTACCAAAGTCAAGCTTGATGGAAAGTATCTTAAAGGAGATGTTCCTCCAGTTATATTAAATGATAGAACCTTAGTGCCTGTAAGGCTTGTATCTGAGAATTTAGGTGCAAAGGTTATTTGGGATGGTAAAAAATATGAAGTACATATACAAAAAGATGATAAGGAAATAGTATTAAAAATAGATAGCTATAAAGCTTATGTAAATGGTAAGGAATATACTCTTCCTGATAAGGTTCCTGCAAAGCTTATAAGTGATAGAACGATGGTGCCTGTAAGGTTTGTATCAGAACAGTTAGGTGTTAATGTTGATTGGGATGCTTCTAATAGAGTTGTTCTTCTTGAAAGTCAAGATGATTTTACAAAGGTTGAAAACATAGAATATAGTTTAGATGAAGTTAAAATAAAGCTTAGCGATAAGAGTACATATAAAGATATGATTCTTGTAAATCCGGATAGACTTATAATAGATATACAAGATTCAAAAATGGCTACACCTAAGGACAAGTACTTAGTTAATGGGCAAATTATAAAGAATATAAGGGTATCTCAGTTTTCTGAAGAACCTATGGAATCTAGGGTTGTAATTGATTTGAATTATATGGATGAATACGATATAACTCAAGATGACAATATAATAACTATTAAGTTCAAAATAAAAGATAATTATGCTAAGTTTGAATTTGAAAAAGATGATAAGGAAGAATTTAAAGTAAGTAGAGATGTAAAGAGTAGGTATAAGAGTTTTTATTTAGATGGACCTAATAGATTTGTAATTGATCTTTACTACACTAAGATATATGATGATGAACAGAGTGTGGAAAAAGAAATAAATGAAGAATATGTAAAAAGCTATAGGGCTTATTACTATGAGGATGAGCATAGGACGAGATTAGTACTTACATTGAAAGAAGGAATAGATAGAAGGAATATAAAGCTTACAGAAGATGAAAGTGATATAAATATACTTTTTGATTTCTTAGAGGTAGACATAGACAATGAATCTTTGGAATATGATTTTAATAGTAACAATTCATTATTTAAAGTTACAAAGAAAATTTTAGATGATGAAAGTAGTGAAGATGTAGAAGAAGATATTATTGAGTATGATGAGTGGGAAAATAAAATTAAAGTAAATATAGACAATAAATATATAGATTTAAAAGATGAAGAAATAGAAGTGAATGATTATTTTGTAAAAAGTATAGAAGTAGACAAAAAAAGTGATTATACGAGAATTAATATATACTTAAAAGATGATGTCATATATAAAGTTTTAGATGAAGATGATAATAGTGTAAAAATAAAACTTTATACTGAAGAAGAAACTCAACGTAACGGAAAGTATTTAGTAGTAATAGATGCTGGTCATGGAGGAAAAGATCCAGGTGCTGTATCACCTATAGATAAGACAAAAGAGAAGGATTTAACTCTTCAAATATCTAAAATGTTAAATGAAAAGCTTGTTCAAAATGGATATGATACTATTATGACTAGAACAGATGATACATATCCTGAGCTAAAAGCAAGGACAGAGATTGCAAACAATAAAGATGCAGATTTATTTATAAGTATACATATAAATGCTGTTGATAAAACTGATATTCATGGAATACAGACTCTGTATTACCCTAATAATGGGGAATATGCAAATGGTAGAGATAATGAAGCTCTAGCTAAGATAATACACAAGGAACTTATAAATCAAACTGGTGCAGCTGACAGAAAAATGGTTAAAAGACCTAATTTGATTGTAATTAAATATACTGAGATGCCAGCAGTTTTAATAGAATGTGGATTCTTGACAAACTCTAATGAGTTAAACCTTATGAAATCACAAGAGTATCAAGATAAATTAGTAGATGGAATATATAAAGGAGTACAGAAATATTTTGAGGGACAGCAATAA
- the rph gene encoding ribonuclease PH, producing MNRIDGRRNDQLRDVKITRNYTKYAEGSVLIEMGETKVLCNASIEDRVPPFLKNSGSGWITAEYSMLPRSTHSRKVRESSRGKIDGRTQEIQRLIGRTLRSVIDLKGIGERTIWIDCDVIQADGGTRTASITGSFVAMIDALNKLYTDKKIKKIPVKSFVSAISVGIYNGDNILDLCYEEDSQAQVDMNIVMTDKDEFVEVQGTAEGFPFKKHQLNELLELGEIGNRMLIQEQKNALGDITKLILGDKTDVVIATSNAHKLEEIGKILKGFKVKIHSMKSVGLGGLEIEENGTTFEENALIKAREVARRTGKISIADDSGLMVDAIGGKPGIYSARFAGENANDNDNNEKLLKMMANVNMSERTARFVSAIAVVFPNGEEFTVRGTCEGKIGFERKGTNGFGYDPLFIVNRYDKAFGELPSDVKNSISHRANALEKMKEEFGKRLK from the coding sequence TTGAATAGAATAGATGGAAGAAGAAATGATCAACTTAGAGATGTAAAGATAACAAGAAACTATACAAAGTACGCAGAAGGTTCTGTTCTTATAGAAATGGGAGAAACTAAGGTTTTATGTAATGCATCTATTGAAGATAGGGTTCCTCCGTTTTTAAAAAATAGTGGAAGTGGATGGATAACTGCTGAGTACTCTATGCTTCCAAGATCTACTCATAGTAGAAAGGTTAGAGAATCATCAAGAGGTAAAATTGATGGAAGAACTCAAGAAATCCAAAGACTTATAGGAAGAACTTTAAGATCTGTAATAGATTTAAAGGGAATAGGTGAGAGAACTATATGGATAGACTGTGATGTTATTCAGGCTGATGGTGGAACTAGAACTGCGTCTATAACTGGTTCTTTCGTAGCGATGATAGATGCTTTAAATAAGCTTTATACAGATAAAAAGATAAAGAAGATTCCTGTGAAATCATTTGTATCTGCTATAAGTGTTGGAATATATAACGGAGATAATATATTAGACTTATGTTATGAAGAAGATTCACAAGCTCAGGTTGATATGAATATAGTAATGACGGATAAAGATGAATTTGTAGAGGTTCAAGGAACTGCAGAGGGATTCCCTTTTAAGAAGCACCAACTTAATGAACTTTTAGAGCTTGGAGAAATAGGTAATAGAATGTTGATACAAGAACAAAAGAATGCTTTAGGAGATATAACTAAATTAATACTTGGCGACAAAACTGATGTTGTTATAGCTACGTCTAATGCTCATAAACTTGAAGAAATAGGTAAGATATTAAAGGGCTTTAAGGTTAAGATACATTCTATGAAGAGTGTAGGACTTGGAGGACTTGAAATAGAAGAAAATGGAACTACATTTGAAGAAAATGCTCTTATTAAGGCTAGAGAAGTAGCAAGAAGAACTGGGAAAATATCTATTGCAGATGATTCGGGTCTTATGGTAGATGCTATAGGAGGAAAGCCTGGAATATATTCTGCTAGATTTGCAGGTGAAAATGCTAATGATAATGACAACAATGAGAAATTATTGAAAATGATGGCTAATGTAAATATGAGTGAGAGAACAGCTAGATTCGTATCAGCTATAGCTGTTGTATTCCCAAATGGAGAAGAGTTTACTGTAAGAGGAACTTGTGAAGGTAAAATAGGATTTGAGAGAAAAGGAACTAATGGATTTGGGTATGATCCTTTATTTATAGTTAATAGATATGACAAAGCTTTTGGAGAATTACCATCAGATGTTAAAAATAGCATAAGCCACAGAGCTAATGCATTAGAAAAGATGAAAGAAGAATTTGGAAAGAGGTTAAAATAA
- a CDS encoding metallophosphoesterase family protein produces MKIGVIGDTHRNYKYIDKAIQYLKECELILHTGDNFQDSNYIHKVTGIDTVGIKGNCDFENVEDEIVFDVKGYRIFLCHGHKYDIKYSLKTIKRKALESNVDIVIFGHSHIPVNYKEDDILFLNPGSVALPRGNSSRQFIIMNIDSKVDIQNIIL; encoded by the coding sequence ATGAAGATAGGTGTAATAGGAGATACACATAGAAACTATAAATATATAGATAAGGCTATACAATATTTAAAAGAATGTGAGTTAATACTTCATACTGGAGATAATTTTCAAGATTCTAACTATATTCATAAAGTCACAGGAATAGATACTGTAGGAATAAAAGGGAATTGTGACTTTGAAAATGTTGAAGATGAGATTGTATTTGATGTGAAAGGGTATAGAATATTTTTATGCCATGGCCACAAATACGATATAAAATACTCATTAAAAACTATAAAAAGAAAAGCCTTAGAGTCAAACGTAGATATAGTTATATTTGGACATTCTCATATACCTGTAAATTATAAAGAAGACGATATATTGTTTTTAAACCCTGGAAGTGTAGCTCTTCCTAGAGGAAATAGCAGCAGGCAATTTATTATTATGAATATAGATAGTAAGGTTGATATTCAAAATATAATTTTGTAG
- a CDS encoding DUF2179 domain-containing protein: MGLILGYLFIFMARCTDVTMATIRTIMVVRGKKLQAAMIGFVEIIIYILAINKVLTGMDNMLNVLFYAMGFATGNYVGILIEEKMAIGTLIAQIITKKDIEKFSSYLREKSFGVTVTEGHGKEGKISILNVVLNRKDIRNFEVCVDNYDRDAFITIMDARNIKGGYFRKRQGIGIKKK; the protein is encoded by the coding sequence ATGGGATTAATTTTAGGATATCTTTTCATATTTATGGCAAGATGTACTGATGTAACTATGGCTACAATAAGAACTATAATGGTAGTAAGAGGTAAGAAATTACAAGCTGCTATGATAGGTTTTGTAGAGATAATAATATATATACTTGCTATAAATAAGGTTTTAACTGGTATGGATAATATGTTAAACGTTTTATTTTATGCAATGGGATTTGCAACAGGAAACTATGTAGGGATATTAATAGAAGAAAAAATGGCTATAGGAACGCTTATAGCTCAAATTATAACTAAAAAAGATATAGAAAAATTTTCTTCTTATCTTAGAGAGAAAAGCTTTGGTGTAACAGTTACAGAAGGACATGGTAAAGAAGGTAAAATAAGTATTTTAAATGTAGTTTTAAATAGAAAAGATATTAGAAATTTTGAGGTTTGTGTAGACAATTACGATAGAGATGCATTCATAACAATAATGGATGCTAGGAATATAAAAGGTGGATACTTTAGAAAAAGACAAGGAATAGGAATAAAAAAGAAATAA